The Prunus persica cultivar Lovell chromosome G8, Prunus_persica_NCBIv2, whole genome shotgun sequence genome includes a region encoding these proteins:
- the LOC18767959 gene encoding proteasome assembly chaperone 2, with translation MEFVPEQGKRVNGDSSTLILPALSIGNVGQLAVDLLVASTRAERIGYLDTPYVLPCVGNDAYGPVPNGELALPLEAYDSSANAMTLIQQRSPVVKGRMIEFAKKLADYVAASGKKHVVVLSSLDFGRWQRVDMSSGLQTLYLSSTNSDGTDDYCEQLGWKKLQEYKPTQKAWKYLSALAEGNAIPESILPFEGELEEEEYYYPSLPFAALFSCLKAKGLKVTCLFCYCSEGDNIPDAFHLAEATCKLLDLSPSNFQGNSNDKWVIPLSWKTLYGPPADMSLF, from the exons ATGGAATTCGTTCCTGAACAAGGCAAACGCGTCAACGGCGACTCTTCCACTCTGATCCTG CCGGCTTTGTCTATTGGAAATGTGGGGCAGCTTGCAGTAGACCTCTTAGTTGCGTCAACGAGAGCTGAGAGAATTGGGTATTTGGATACTCCCTATGTGCTTCCATGCGTTGGCAACGACGCATATGGGCCTGTTCCAAATGGCGAGCTTGCTCTCCCTCTTGAAG CTTATGATTCGTCTGCTAATGCAATGACTTTAATCCAACAAAGGTCTCCTGTTGTTAAG GGAAGGATGATTGAATTTGCTAAAAAATTGGCTGATTATGTTGCTGCTAGTGGAAAGAAGCATGTTGTCGTGCTCTCAAGCTTAGATTTTGGGAGGTGGCAGAGAGTTGATATGTCAAG TGGTTTGCAGACGCTTTACCTGTCTAGCACCAATTCAGATGGAACAGATGATTACTGTGAACAGCTTGGGTGGAAAAAACTGCAGGAATATAAACCCACTCAGAAGGCTTGGAAGTATCTCAGCGCATTAGCTGAAGGCAATGCCATACCAGAGAGCATCTTGCCCTTTGAAGGTGaactagaagaagaagaatattaCTACCCGAGCTTGCCTTTTGCCGCACTCTTTTCTTGTCTCAAG GCCAAAGGATTGAAGGTCACATGCTTATTTTGCTACTGCTCAGAAGGGGACAACATACCTGATGCTTTCCATTTGGCTGAGGCAACATGCAAACTTCTGGACTTGAGTCCCAGTAACTTCCAGG GCAACAGCAATGATAAATGGGTTATTCCATTGTCTTGGAAGACTCTGTATGGACCACCGGCAGACATGTCTCTCTTTTAG